One Mycolicibacterium sp. ND9-15 genomic window, CGACGCGGCGTCGACGGCCGCGGCGATGGACGGATGCGAAGCCGTAATTCATTCCGCGGCAATGGTGTCCACCGATCCGCGGCAGGCCGGCAAGATGCTGCGGACCAACCTCGACGGCGCGCGCAATGTGCTCGGCGTGGCGGTCGACCGTGGGCTTGATCCCATCGTGCACGTGTCGAGCTTCACGGCCTTGTTCAACCCGGACTGCAGTGTGCTCCAAGCCGATCTTCCCGTGGTGGGCGGAACCGACGGCTACGGGAAGTCCAAGGCGGAGGTGGAAAAGTACGCACGCGGCCTACAGGACGCGGGTGCGCCGGTGGGCATCACGTACCCGGGCATGGTGCTCGGACCGCCCGCCGGGAATCAGTTCGGCGAAGCGGCAGAAGGCGTCGAAGCTGCGGTGAAGATGCGCGGCGTGCCGGGTCGCGGCGCCGCCTGGGTGGTGGTCGACGTCCGCGACCTGGCCGCACTGCACGCGGCGCTGCTCGAGCCGGGTAAGGGTCCGCGTCGATACATGGCAGGCGGCAAGCGAGTTGCCATCGCCGATCTCGCGTCGATGATCGGAAAGGCAGCGAATCGCTCGCTTCGGGTGTACCCGATACCGGATGTGTTACTGCGCAACATCGGACGAGCGGTCGACGTGGTGGGGCCCTATCTGCCGTTCGACTCACCGGTGACCGGCGCGGCGATGCAGTACTACACGCAGATGCCTTCCTCCGACGACTCGCCCAGCGAGACCGAACTCGGGATCACCTACCGCGACCCGCAGGAAACGCTGGCGGACACCGTTTCCGGATTGCGGCAGGTCGGCAGGCTGTAATACCTGCACGATGCGCAACTTCTGAAGGTTTCGATCATCCCGCATCGTGGTAGCCCTAGCTACATGGACGTGAAATTGTCAAAGATGATGCCCCTGTTGTTCTCGGGTGCTGCGGCAGTTGCTATCGCCGTCGCGCCGGTGGCCGGTGCACAGCCGGCGCCGCCGCCGTGTCTCAATGCCGACGGCACCCCGTGTGCCTCGATCGGCGGTGTGGACGCCGGTCCCGGCGGCGGTGCCGACGTGAACGTTCCCGGTGGCCCGCAGGGCACCGCTGACGGCGGCGGCGCTTCGGGTGTGATCCCTGGTGGACCCGGCGGTTCGGCCGGACCTGGCGGCGCCAGCGGCTCGCTGGCTCCGAACGGACCCGGTGGCACAGCCGGTCCGGGCGGCGCGAGCGGTTGCCTGCCGAACGTCGGCTGCATCAACGTTCCGGCACCCTGATCGAGCGCGAGCGACCGCTGTTGTACACGTCGTGACGGCGTGTCGGCGTACAGACGCGGTCCCTCGCCGGGAGGTGGGGCGGACTCAGGCGGATCGACCGCGCTCGGTGCGGTACCTGCGCACCAGCGCATCGGTCGATGAGTCCGACTGTTCGGCGGGCGAGCGATCGCTGGTGATGACCGGCAGCAGCGCCTTGGCCTGCGTCTTGCCGAGTTCGACGCCCCACTGATCGAACGAGTCGATCCCCCAGACGACCCCTTCAGTGAACACCTGATGTTCGTACAGCGCGATCAGCTGGCCGAGCACCGACGGGGTCAGCCGTGTGGCCAGGATCGAGGTGCTGGGCCGGTTGCCCGGCATGACCTTGTGCGGCACCACGTTCGGCGGTGTGCCGTCAGCGGCGATCTCCTCGGCGGTCTTGCCGAACGCGAGGACCTGCGTCTGGGCGAAGAAGTTGCTCATCAACAGGTCGTGCATGCTGCCGCTGCCGTCGGCGGTCGGCAGATCGTCGGTGGGTTGGCAGAACGCGATGAAGTCGGCTGGCACCAGGCGGGTGCCCTGGTGCAGCAGTTGGTAGAACGCGTGCTGGCCGTTGGTTCCTGGTTCGCCCCAGAAGATCTCGCCGGTGCTCGTGGTGACCGGCGACCCGTCGGCGCGTACCGACTTACCGTTGGACTCCATCGTCAGCTGCTGCAGGTAGGCGGGGAACCGGGACAAGTCATTCGAATAGGGCAGCACCGCACGGGTTTCCGCGCCGAAGAACCCGTTGTACCAGATCCCGATCAGGGCGAGCAGCGCCGGTACGTTCGCATCCAGCGGCGCGGTGCGGAAGTGCTCGTCGACAATGTGGAACCCGGACAGGAACTCGGCGAACCGTTCGCGGCCGATGACCGCCATCACGCTCAAACCGATTGCGCTGTCTACCGAATAGCGCCCGCCGACCCAGTCCCAGAACCCGAACATGTTCTCGGTGTTGATGCCGAAGTCGTCGACCAGCTTCTTGTTCGTCGACACCGCGACGAAGTGCTTGGACACGGCCGCATCCCCGAGCGCATCGGTGAGCCAGCGCCGCGCCGCCGTCGCATTGGTCAGCGTCTCGAGTGTCGAGAATGTCTTCGACGCGACAATGAAAAGCGTTGTGGCGGGGTCGAGCCCGTCGAGCTTGGCCACCAGATCCGCCGGGTCCACATTGGACACGAACCGCGCCGAGATGCCCGCGTCGGCGTAGTGACGCAGTGCGAGCGTGGCCATCGCGGGTCCGAGATCCGATCCCCCGATGCCGATGTTGACGACGGTCTTGATGGCCTGGCCCGTGGCCCCGGTCCACTCGCCGCTGCGCAGCCGGTCGGTGAAGCCGCCCATCTTGTCGAGCACCGCGTGCACGTCGGCGACGACGTTTCGCCCGTCGACGACGAGCTCGGCGCCGCGTGGCAGCCGCAGGGCGGTGTGCAGCACAGCGCGGTCCTCGGAGGTGTTGATGTGCGCACCGGAGAACATCGCGTCGCGCTTTTGCTCCAGCTGCGCGGCGCGGGCCAGGTCGACCAACAGTTTGAGCGTCTCGCGCGTGACGCGATGCTTGCTGTAGTCGACGTAGAGATCACCGACGGTGGTGGCCAACTCGGTGCCCCGGGCCGGGTCCTCGGCGAACAGCTCACGTAGAGGTTTTGCGCCGACCTCGTCGTGATGCCGCTGCAGGGCCTGCCAGGCCGATGCCGCGTCGAAATCGGAAGTCTTCGGGTCGGCGGTCATTCCTTGACTGTAGTGCGATCGGCCGTTGTCCGACCCGCCTTGCCGCGCAGCACGAGCAGCGGCAACACCAAGGTCGCCACCGCCGTGACGAGCCACACCACGACCGTCGCCCACACCCACGACCCGAGCCCGCGGATGGCCAAGCCGTCGGTCAGCGTCGACGCCAGGATCAGGGCCACCAGCGTCGACAGCAGGCCGATGCCGCCGAGGAACGCCGACGCGTAACGCCGCACCATCTTGAAGATGAACGGCGAGAGAATCGCTTGCGCGACCGTGAAGACGACGACCGCCACGACGAAACCCGAAACCCGCACTGTGACACCGGGCACCAGCCACGCCGCAACCAGCAGCCCGATCGCCGAGGAACCCAGGAACACCACGGCTCGCAACAACAGTCGCACCATGGCGATCATGGTAGGCCGCCGTGCACACGAAACGATTCCCGGCAACGCCCTCGCCGAAAAGCCCGCCAAAGGTGTAAGAGAGAACTATGGATACCGCGAAGCTGCTGTCGTCTCTGCCCACCGGACTCTGGATCGGCGGTGAGGAACGGCAGGGCTCGTCCACCTTCGATGTGCTCGACCCCTCCGACGACCAGGTGCTCGCGTCCGTCGCGAACGCCACCGCCGAGGATGCGATCGCCGCGCTCGACGCCGCCTGCGCGGTGCAGGCCGAATGGGCCGCCACCGCACCACGCCAACGGGGCGAGATCCTGCGCGCGGTGTTCGACAAGATCACCGAACGCGCCGAGGACATCGCCACGCTGATGACCCTGGAGATGGGCAAGGTGGTCCGCGAGAGCATGGGCGAGGTGACCTACGGAGCGGAGTTCTTCCGCTGGTTCGCCGAGGAGGCGGTGCGCATCGCGGGCCGCTACACGCCCAGCCCGGCGGGCACCGGCCGGGTCCTGGTCACCAAGCAGCCGGTCGGGCCGTGCTACGCGATCACGCCGTGGAACTTCCCACTGGCGATGGGCACCCGCAAGATCGGCCCCGCGTTGGCGGCCGGTTGCACGATGATCGTCAAGCCCGCGCAGGAGACGCCGCTGACCATGCTGTTGCTGGCCAAGCTGATGGACGAGGCGGGTCTGCCCAAGGGCGTGCTGTCCGTGCTGCCGACGACGAATCCCGGCGACGTGACCGCCGCCCTGATCGACGACGGCCGGCTGCGCAAGCTGACCTTCACCGGGTCGACCGGCGTCGGCAAGGCGCTGGTCAAGCAGTCGGCGGACAAGCTGCTGCGCACCTCGATGGAACTCGGCGGGAACGCGCCGTTCGTGGTGTTCGACGACGCCGACGTCGACGCCGCCGTCGACGGCGCGATCCTGGCCAAGATGCGCAACGGCGGCGAGGCGTGCACCGCGGCCAACCGCTTCCACGTCGCGAACTCGGTGCGCGAGGAGTTCACCGACAAGCTGGTCAAGCGGATGAGCGAGTTCACGCTCGGCAAGGGCCTCGACGAGTCGGCCACCCTGGGCCCGCTGATCAACGCCAAGCAGGTCGCCACGGTCGAGGATCTGGTCTCCGACGCGGTGTCACGCGGGGCGAAGGTCGCGGTCGGTGGCGTCGCCCCCGGCGGAGCGGGCAGTTTCTATCCGGCCACCGTGCTTGCCGACGTACCCGCCCACGCCCGAATCCTCTCCGAGGAGGTGTTCGGGCCCGTCGCGCCGATCACCGGCTTCGACACCGAGGAGGAGGGCATCGCGGCGGCCAACGACACCGACTACGGCCTGGCCGCCTACATCTACACCCAGTCGCTCGACCGCGCGCTGCGCGTCGCCGAGGCCATCGAGTCCGGCATGGTCGGAATCAACCGCGGCGTGATCTCCGACCCGGCCGCGCCGTTCGGCGGGGTCAAGGAATCGGGCTTCGGCCGCGAGGGCGGCTTCGAGGGCATGGACGAGTATCTCGAGATCAAGTACATCGCGCTGACGAAGTAGCCCGACACGCCGCCGCGCCTGCGACCCCGCGTCTGCCCCCGCAGGCAAGATTCGGGAAGTGAATGCGCGTCGGCCTGTCGCGCCCGCTGATCGCCGCCAGCTGTCAGTACATCGCTCCTCGCGTGCGCATCGGCGTGGCGAGATCCCCGCCCTGGACGGTATCCGCGCCGTCGCCGTCGCGCTTGTGCTCGCCGACCACGGCGGCATCCC contains:
- a CDS encoding NAD-dependent succinate-semialdehyde dehydrogenase, whose protein sequence is MDTAKLLSSLPTGLWIGGEERQGSSTFDVLDPSDDQVLASVANATAEDAIAALDAACAVQAEWAATAPRQRGEILRAVFDKITERAEDIATLMTLEMGKVVRESMGEVTYGAEFFRWFAEEAVRIAGRYTPSPAGTGRVLVTKQPVGPCYAITPWNFPLAMGTRKIGPALAAGCTMIVKPAQETPLTMLLLAKLMDEAGLPKGVLSVLPTTNPGDVTAALIDDGRLRKLTFTGSTGVGKALVKQSADKLLRTSMELGGNAPFVVFDDADVDAAVDGAILAKMRNGGEACTAANRFHVANSVREEFTDKLVKRMSEFTLGKGLDESATLGPLINAKQVATVEDLVSDAVSRGAKVAVGGVAPGGAGSFYPATVLADVPAHARILSEEVFGPVAPITGFDTEEEGIAAANDTDYGLAAYIYTQSLDRALRVAEAIESGMVGINRGVISDPAAPFGGVKESGFGREGGFEGMDEYLEIKYIALTK
- a CDS encoding NAD-dependent epimerase/dehydratase family protein codes for the protein MRVLLTGGTGFVGAWTAKAVAEAGHQVRFLVRDPARLATSAAQIGVDTGDYAVGDIADAASTAAAMDGCEAVIHSAAMVSTDPRQAGKMLRTNLDGARNVLGVAVDRGLDPIVHVSSFTALFNPDCSVLQADLPVVGGTDGYGKSKAEVEKYARGLQDAGAPVGITYPGMVLGPPAGNQFGEAAEGVEAAVKMRGVPGRGAAWVVVDVRDLAALHAALLEPGKGPRRYMAGGKRVAIADLASMIGKAANRSLRVYPIPDVLLRNIGRAVDVVGPYLPFDSPVTGAAMQYYTQMPSSDDSPSETELGITYRDPQETLADTVSGLRQVGRL
- a CDS encoding phage holin family protein; this encodes MVRLLLRAVVFLGSSAIGLLVAAWLVPGVTVRVSGFVVAVVVFTVAQAILSPFIFKMVRRYASAFLGGIGLLSTLVALILASTLTDGLAIRGLGSWVWATVVVWLVTAVATLVLPLLVLRGKAGRTTADRTTVKE
- the pgi gene encoding glucose-6-phosphate isomerase, with amino-acid sequence MTADPKTSDFDAASAWQALQRHHDEVGAKPLRELFAEDPARGTELATTVGDLYVDYSKHRVTRETLKLLVDLARAAQLEQKRDAMFSGAHINTSEDRAVLHTALRLPRGAELVVDGRNVVADVHAVLDKMGGFTDRLRSGEWTGATGQAIKTVVNIGIGGSDLGPAMATLALRHYADAGISARFVSNVDPADLVAKLDGLDPATTLFIVASKTFSTLETLTNATAARRWLTDALGDAAVSKHFVAVSTNKKLVDDFGINTENMFGFWDWVGGRYSVDSAIGLSVMAVIGRERFAEFLSGFHIVDEHFRTAPLDANVPALLALIGIWYNGFFGAETRAVLPYSNDLSRFPAYLQQLTMESNGKSVRADGSPVTTSTGEIFWGEPGTNGQHAFYQLLHQGTRLVPADFIAFCQPTDDLPTADGSGSMHDLLMSNFFAQTQVLAFGKTAEEIAADGTPPNVVPHKVMPGNRPSTSILATRLTPSVLGQLIALYEHQVFTEGVVWGIDSFDQWGVELGKTQAKALLPVITSDRSPAEQSDSSTDALVRRYRTERGRSA